CCCTGGAACGCGCACCGCCCGCCCACGGGCACGTACAGCAGCTCCGGCTGCGCGGGCCGGTCCCACGTCGCCGCGAAGGCGGGCGTCCCGCCGATCTCGCCGCTCCGGTGGGCCTCCTCCGGCAGCAGCGTCCGCACCGGCCCTTCCGCCTCCCAGAGGTACCCCTGCGCGCGCACCGGCGCCGGGCTCCCGTCCGCCGCGTACGCCCAAGGCAGCCGGCCTCTCGCGGGATAGGCCTCCCGCAGCCGCCGCGCCCGCCCGTCCACCGCCACGACGGTATCGCCGTTCGCCCGCTCCACGCGCGCCTGCACGATGCGCGGACCGCTCGCCTCCGTGACGCAGACGCCCTGCGCACCGGCGGCCGACGTGAGGACGAAGGGGAGGAACGCGGGAAGGAGGATGCGCGGGAGACGGAGCGTGCTCATGGCGGATCGGTGGAAAGGGCCGGATTGGGAAAGCTTGTCCGCGAGTCCATCCAGTAGGGTGGAGTTCCCACGAGGTACAACTACGGCGTCGGACCGCCGATCGCCCACTCTGGAATCACCGGAACTCACACCGCAAGGAGGCCATCGTGAGAATGCCGCGAGCCGTCATTTGCCTCCCGATCGTCCTGCTGAGCGCCGGAGCGGCATCGACCGCGCCGGCGCGCATGGCGCAGACCGACGCCGTGATCATGGAATGGAACATCGCGGGACTGGATCCGATCCCACCGGGGCGGCTGTCCCGGATCGTCGGCGTGATTCGCGACCTCGATCCCGCGCCGGACGTGATCGTGCTGTCGGAGGTGAACCCCGACGAAGCGGCCCATCAGATCGCACAGCAGCTCGGCTACGAAGCCGTCATCCTGCAGCAGGGACCCGAGGTCGTGCAGAACATCGCCATCCTGCACAACTCGCGTGCGACCGTCTCCAACGGGCAGCTGATCGCCGGGACCAACCTCGAAGAGGAGCCGCGCTCACGCCAGGCGCTCACGGCGAACGTCCGGATCGGGAGCTTCGACTTCATCCTGATCGGCGTGCACCTGAAGTCCGGTCGCAGCGCCGCACAGCGAGCACAACGGACGCGCCAGGCGACCGCCCTCGCGAACTTCATCGCGGGCGCGGTGCAGGGGCAGGAGAAGGACGTGCTCGTGATCGGGGACTACAACATGATCGCGCCCACGCCGACGCGGCGGAACGACAGGGCGAACTTCGAAGCGATGAGCCCCGCGGGATTCCTCCGGTTCGTTTCCTCCGAAGAGCTTGACGGCCACCTCACGCACATATCGGGGTGCGACCCGGAACGTGGAAATCCGCTGGACGGGTACGCGATCTCCAGCGGCTTCACCACCGAGTACCAGGAAGGCAGTTTTCGGCTGCTGGGCCTGGAGGACCTCGGCCTCTCCTGTTCCGAATACGTGGTGGAGGTCTCGGATCACCTCCCGCTCCTGGCCCGGTTCCGAACCACGGCCGATGACGACTGAGCGGCGTCGTGGCCTGCCGCTCCCAGGATCACCATCGCGTCGCCGTACGAGAAGAAGCGGTACCCGCCCTTCACCGCCTCGCGGTACGCGCGCATGACCAGGTCGTAGCCGGCGAAGGCGGCCACCAGCATGAGCAGGGTGGAGCGCGGGAGGTGGAAGTTGGTGACCAGCCGGTCCACCGCCCTGAAGCGGTACGGGGGGCGGATGAAGATGTCCGTCCACCCCTCGCCCGGGTGCACCACGCCGCCCTCGTCGGCCACCGTCTCCAGCGTGCGCGTCACCGTGGTCCCCACGGCCCAGATCGCCCCGCCGGCCGCGCGCGTCTCGTTCAGCGCCGCGGCGGCCTCGGGCGGCACGTGGTACCACTCCGAGTGCATGCGGTGCTCGGCCGGGTCCTCCGTCTCCACCGGGCGGAAGGTGCCCACGCCCACGTGCAGCACCAGCCGCACGATGCGCACGCCCTTCGCCTCCAGCTTCGCCAGCAGCTCCGGCGTGAAGTGCAGCCCCGCCGTGGGCGCCGCCACCGAGCCGCGCTCGCGGGCGTAGACCGTCTGGTAGCGCTCGCGGTCTTCCGCCGTGGCCGCGTGCGTGATGTACGGCGGCAGCGGCACCTCGCCCCAGCGCTCCAGCGCCTCGGCCAGCGGCAGCGGCGTGTGCAGCCGCACGATCCGCTCGCCGCCGGGCGTGCTCTCCACGATCTCCACCGCGAGCTCCGGCGCGATCTCCACCGTCCGCCCCGGCTTGAGCTTGCCGCCGGGGCGCACCAGCGCGCGCCAGAGCTTCTCCTCGCCCCCCTCCGGCGTCAGCAGCAGCACCTCGGCCTGCGCGCCCGTGGGCTTGCGGCCCACCAGCCGCGCCGGGAACACGCGCGTCTCGTTCAGCACCAGCGCGTCGCCCGCGGGGACGTAGTCGGCCAGGTCCGCGAAGACGCGGTGGGCGAGCTCCCCCGTCGCGCGGTCGACCACCAGCAGCCGGCTGGCGTCGCGGCGCGCGGCCGGGGCCTGGGCGACCTGCTCCGGCGGGAGGTGGAAGTCGTAGTCCGAGGTGCGCCGGCCCCGCTCGCTCATCACCGGATCCGGACGAGCGGCATGTGACCAGGGGCGGCGCCAGGCTTCCGCTCGACTCGCGACCCACCCGCACCGCGAAGCAGATCCCTCGGGTCGCTGCCGCTCCCCCCGGGATGACGTCGGTTCGCCCACCGGCAACGCTTCGAACGGACCGCCATCACGCGTCGAACAGGCTGGCCTGCGGGGGAGAATCGGGGCGCCCGTCCACGGGCGGCGCGTAGCCCATGCGGCGGTAGGCCAGCGCCGTGGCCACGCGGCCCCGCGGCGTGCGCATCAGGAAGCCGTTCTGGATCAGGAACGGCTCGTAGACCTCCTCCAGCGTCCCCGAGTCCTCCCCGATCGCCACCGCCAGCGTGTTGAGGCCCACGGGTCCGCCGCCGAACTGCTCGATCAGCGAGCGCAGCACCCGGTTGTCCATCTCGTCGAGCCCGAGCTCGTCCACGTCCAGCATCTGCAGCGCCGCGTCGGCCACCGCCTTGTCGATGGTGCCGTCGGCGCGCACCTGGGCGTAGTCGCGCACGCGGCGCATCAGGCGGTTGGCCACGCGCGGCGTGCCGCGGCTCCTCTTGGCGATCTCCAGCGCCCCCTCCGCCGTGGTGCCCACCCCCAGGATCTCGGCCGTGCGGCGGACGATGAAGGCGAGCTGGTCCACGGGATAGTAGTCGAGCCGCTGCACGATGCCGAAGCGGGCGCGCATCGGCGGCGTGAGCAGTCCGAAGCGCGTGGTGGCGCCGATCAGCGTGAAGCGCGGCACCGGCATGGTGATGGTCTGCGCGTGCGGCCCCTCGCTGAGGCGGATGTCGATGCGGAAGTCCTCCATGGCCGGGTAGAGGAACTCCTCGATGATCGGGCGCAGGCGGTGGATCTCGTCGATGAACACCACGTCGCCGTCGGAGAGGTTCGTGAGCGTGCTCACCAGGTCGGCCGGCTTCTCCAGCACCGGCCCCGAGGTGAGCTTGATGTTCACGTTCATCTCCCGCGCGATCAGCATCCCCAGCGTGGTCTTGCCCAGGCCGGGCGGGCCGTAGAGGAGGATGTGGTCCAGCGGCTCCTTCCGCCCCAGCGCCGCGTCGACCGCGATGCGCAGCGACTCCTTGACCTTGGGCTGCCCGATGAACTCCGCCAGCCGCTGCGGGCGCAGGCTGAGCTCCGCCGTCTCGTCGTCGCCGATCGGCTCGGGCGTGGTGATCTCGGAGCGCTGCGGGGTCTGATCGGTCATCGGCTCGCGGCTTTGCGGCGTTTCTTCGGCGGGGATACGCTGCCGAATCGGAGCCGTCCGGGCAAGGGGGAAGGTGATCGGCCGGAATGGCTGGGGCGACCAAAGTCGCGGCTGCAACGGCGCGAAATCCGCCTTCGCGGACTCCGCCAGGCGTCCGCTCACATGGCCGGTCACCGGCGCGGAACCCCGCAAAGTACCCTCTCCCGGGGTTGGGGAGGGTGGCGACGCGGTAGCGGCGCCGGGTGAGGGCCGACCGGGGCGGGCCTACGCGCCGGCCGCCCGCTCCTCCAGCAGGTCCACCCCGCGCACGGCGGCGAAGAGGGCCACCAGCGCGAGCAGCACCAGCGGCGCGGAGAGCGAGTCCCAGCGCCGCCCCACCGTCGCCGCGAGCGTCTGCAGCAGGATGACCGCCGCGAACGCTCCGGCGCCGATCCGCGCGATCCACAGCGCCGCGCGAAAGACGCCGGGCACCTTCACCGGCGCGGGAGACGTGGATCCGTCATCCGGCCCCGGCACGGCGGACTGGCGGGAGAGCCCCGTGGCCGCGGCGAAGAGCAGGGCGGCGGAGAGCGCGAACCAGTCGAGCATCCAGCGCTCCGCGCCGTCCAGCCGCGCCAGGAGCGGGGGGAAGAAGACGGCGGCGCCCAGCAGGCCGGCGGCCACGCGCTCCGGCGGGCGCAGGACCCGCGCGCTCACCGCGCCGTCGCCCGGGCCAGGGCGTGGCGGATCAGGTCCGGCGCGGGGAGAGCGCCCTGCTCGGCCACCACCGCGCGCACCGCCCGGTCCGCGTCGGCCTGCGTGATCCCGAGCGCCACCAGCGCCCGCAGCGCCTCCTCCAGCCCCGGCACCCGCGCCGACAGCGCCGACGGCGCGAAGCCGATGTCGTCCAGCTTCCCCGAGAGCTCCACCGCGATCCGCTCCGCCGTCTTCTTCCCCACCCCGCTCACCGCCGTCAGCGCCGCCACGTCGCGGTTGCGGATCGCGCGCACCAGGTGCTCCGCGCTCATCGCCGACAGCAGCGCCAGCGCCAGCCGCGGGCCCACCCCCGTGGCCCCCAGCAGGCGCGAGAAGACGGTGCGCTCCACCTCGTCCAGGAAACCGAAGAGCATCTGCGCGTCCTCGCGCACCAGGTGGAACGTGCGCAGGCTCACCTGCTCGCCCAGCCGCGGCAGCCGCTCGAAGACCGTGGTGGGGATGAACACCTCGTAGGCGACGCCGCCCTGCGTCATCACCTCCACGCGCTCCAGGTCGCGCAGCACCAGCTCCCCCCGCACGCGCGAGATCACGGGCGCCCCTTCCGCGGGTCCATCATCATCCTGAGCGCCAGGTGGGCGGGGAGCTTCGCCGCCGGGCCGTAGCCGCGGAAGCAGTGCGTGAGCGCCACCGCCACCCCGTCCGCCGCGTCGTGCGGCTTCGGCGGCTCGCGCAGGCGCAGGAGGCGCTGCACCATGAAGCCCACCTGGTCCTTGGTGGCCGCGCCGGCGCCGACCACGGCGTTCTTCACCTCCGCCGGCGGGTACTCGGCCACCTGCAGCCCCTGCAGGGCGGCGGCCAGGAGGATCACCCCGCGCGCGTGGCCCAGGACCACGGAGGTGCGGACGTTCTTGGCGTAGAAGACGCTCTCGACGGCGAGCACCGAGGGGCGGGCGCGCGCGATCACCTCCACGATCCCCTCGTGGATGTCGCGCAGGCGCTCGGGGAGGGGGGCCTTCGGGTTGGTGCGGATCACCCCGCACTCCAGAAGCGAGACGGCGCCGTCGCTGGAGCGCGCGACGACGCCGTAGCCGGTGACCGCGGTGCCGGGGTCCACCCCCAGCACCACGGCGTCCGCCGGCCGCGCCGGGCGGGGGGCGTCCACGGCCGGGCCGGCGGGGAGCGGGTCAGACCTCGGCGAGGCTGTCGACGTCGACATCCATGTCCGCGTTCGTGTAGACGTTCTGCACGTCGTCCAGGTCCTCCAGCAGCTCCAGCAGCTTCACCAGCTTCTTCGCGTCGTCTCCCTCCACGCGCACCTCGGTCTTGGGGACCATCGCCAGCTCGGCGCTCTCCCACTCGATTCCCTTCTCCCGCAGCGCGTCCTGCACCGCGCCGAAGTCGGCCACGTCGGTGGTGACGGTGAAGGTGCCGTCGTCGCCCTCCACGTCCAGCGCGCCCGCCTCCAGCGCCGCCTCCATCACCGTCTCCTCGTCGTAGCGGCCGGCGTCGACGTCGATCTGGCCGCGCCGGTCGAACATCCAGGCCACCGAGCCGGTGGTGCCCAGGTTGCCGCCGTTGCGCGAGAGCCAGCGGCGGATGTCGGCCACCGTGCGGTTGGCGTTGTCGGTGAGCGTGTCGATCATGATGGCCACGCCCGCGGGTCCGTACGCCTCGTAGGTGATCTCCTCGTAGTGGACGCCCTCCAGCTCGCCGGTGCCCTTCTTGATGGCGCGCTCGATGTTGTCGTTGGGCATGTTGGCCGCGCGGGCCGTGTCGATGGCCAGGCGCAGGCGCGGGTTGCCCGTGGGGTCGCCGCCGCCCGCCTTGGCCGCCACCGTGATCTCACGGATGATCTTGGTCCAGGCCGCGGCGCGCCGGCTGTCGGTGAGCGCCTTCTTGTGCTTGATCTGCTTCCACTTGCTATGCCCGGCCACGGGGCACCTCCACTGAAGATGGATCGGTTCGGTACGGCAATGCGGGGAGATACGTAAGCCCGGGATAATAAGCGATTTGGCCGGAATCTTCAACGCGGGGGGAACTTCTCCGACCGCGAACCGCGGGGTTGGGCGTGTCCCTCCGCTGCGCTCCGGGCCGGGCTGCGCGCGCGGTAAGGCAGCAAACAACGCTGCCCAACCGTGCCGGGCCACCGCCGCCACATAACCCCCGTGGCGGCGGCGTCCCGGCCCTCCGGGCACGCATCCCTCACGCAACGGCAGGGACGGGAACCGACATCGCGCCGCAGTCGTAAAGTCCACCTTCTCCCGAAGTTGGGAGAGGGTTGCCGCTCTAAGGCGGCGGGTGAGGGCCCCCGCGGCCGCGCCGGGGCTGGTCGGAGCGACTCGCCCCTACTCCTCCTCGCCCAGCAGCACGCGCAGGCTCAATTCGCGGTTCTGCAGGAAGTCGCGGTAGACGTGGTAGTGCTCCGTCTCCTCGTACTCCACCCGCGCGATCCCCTCCTCGTCGAAGCGGTAGATCCAGGCCTCCGGGTACGCCAGGACGATCGGCGAGTGCGTGGCGATCACGAACTGGGCGCCGCCCTGCACGTGCTGGTGCAGGATGGAGAGGAAGCTCATCTGCCTGAGCGGCGAGAGCGCGGCCTCGGGCTCGTCCATCAGCACCAGCAGCCCGCCGTGCAGCCGGTGCTGGAAGAGCGACAGGAAGCTCTCGCCGTGCGACTGCTCGTGCAGCGAGCGCCCGCCGTAGTAGTCGATCGGCTTCCTGGGCAGCGCGGCCGCCCACGACTCGCGGCTCAGCTCCTCGATGGCCGTGGCGAGGTTGAAGAAGCTCTCCGTGCGCATGAAGAACCCGTACCGCACCCGCGGCGGCCGCGTCTCCAGGTAGGAGTGCAGCTCCGAGTGGCTCTCGCGCGTGGCGAAGTCGACCTCCCCCAGCCCGCCGCCCTCGGGGTTGAAGCCGAGCGCCACCGCCACCGCCTCCAGCAGCGTCGACTTCCCGCTGCCGTTCTCGCCCACGAAGTAGGTGACCCTGGGGTGGAAGCGGAGCGCGTCGAGCCCGCGCACCGCGGGGAGGGAGAACGGGTAGCGCCCGAAGGAAGGCACCTCGCCGCGCTTCAGCCGCACCGCCGAGAGGTAGCCGCCCACCGCGCCCCCTCAGCCGCCGCCCGCGAGCCCCGCCAGGCGCGGGTCGTGCCGCGTGGGAGTGAAGCGCACCACCTCGTACTCGGCCACCTTCTCGGTGAAGAACGGGTCCTCGCAGACGATCTTCATCGCCTCCAGCTCCGAGGCGGCGTCGGCCAGGATCACCGCCCCGGTGTGCGGCTCGCGCGGCCCCGAGGCCAGGAACTTCCCCTCACGGTAGAAGCGGTCCAGGAACTCGCGGTGCGCCGGGAGGTGGCGCTCCACCTCATCCAGCGGCTTCAGGTACTTCGAGAGCAGGATGAACATTTCGAGGGCTCTCCTTCCGGTGCGGTTGGAAGGGGAGTCTACGCGCCCGCCTCCCGCCGCGGCAAGCGGCGGGAGGCGGGCGAACTCGGAAACGGCGGAAGCAAGCGCGAACGGCGAAGCTCCGCCGCGTGTCCGCAGAGGAAGTCGAGCGCCCCGGACCTGAAGGGCGCGGCCTTCCTAACCCGTGCCGACGCCGCCTGGAAGCACCACCGAAGAGCCAGGAGGTATCGCCGGAGCAGGCTCACCGCCCGCCCCGGTGGTCTGCGGGCGCAACGAGGCTGCCTCCAGGTCCCTCTCCAGGTCTCCCGCGAGCGTCGGCCAGTAATAGAAACGGCGCCACCCCAGGAAAACCAGCAGCGGCAGCACCAGCAGCGCGACCGCAAGCGGCGACCACTCCGCGAACGAGCCGTGCTCGCCGGTCTCGGCACGCACCGCGTCGCCTCCCAGCGCCGCCGCCGCGGCGGCCGCCCCGGTGAAAAGGGTGACGTGGAGCAGCGTGGGCCTGCGGCAGAACAGGCTGGACCTCACACAGGAGAAGAAGCTGAGCTTCGGCCCCTCGTTCAGCTCGCTCTCCAGCGGCGTGATCATCCAGTCCCAGAAGTTGATGGCCAGGAAGAAGAGAGCCAGACAGGCGAGGTACGCCGGGAGAGTGGAGAATGCCGCCGCCAGCGAGAGCGCAAACCAGGCCACGAGGACCAGGGTGTCGAAGAGGAAGATCTTGCGCTCGATGCCGAGCTTCTTGCGCTGGAACTCCTTCCACTCCGCCCGCTTGCGCTCGTCACCGCCGTTCGGGGCGCGGGTGCCCGTGATCTTCCGCTCCCGCAGGAGGAAGCGGAAGTTGAACGACTTCATGTCCTCGTGATAGAAGAAGAAGTCCTGGATCACGAGCAGGACGGCGATCACGAGCAGCACGTTGCTCGGGGAGAAGGACAGGGAGTGGATGCGATGCAGCGTTACGTCGATGACCACGCCGTAGAGGAGCGCGGTGAACGAGATGGTGATGCTGCCGCGGCCGGCGGCGCCGCTGTCGGTGTGCATGAAGGCCTCCCATGATTCACCAGATGATGCAAAGGCAGGTCAGCGACCCTTCTCCTTTCTCGAATTCGGAGATATCCAGGCGGACGGGCTCTACCCCGTGCTCCGCCGCGAACTCGCGCAGCCGTAGCTCGGCGTTCGGGTAGCCTGCCGGGAACAACAGATGGCCGTTCACCCGTAGGCAGTTCGCCGCGCCCAGCTCGTCCGTGAGGGGGAGGACCTCCTCCACCTCGAAGGCGAGCGGGTCGACCAGGTCGGGAGCCGCCACCAGTGTGCCGTTGCCCAGGTAGGTGGCCACCGATTTCAGGTGCAGGCAGTCTTCGCGCACCTGCACGCCCACCACGCGCCTCCCCGCCGGCTGCATGAACTCGGCGAGCGCGGCGCACCCCCGCCGGTTGGTGCGTCCGGTGAGGCCCACGTAGGTGACATTGCCCACGTGCAGCACGTCGCCGCCTTCCAGCAGCGCACCCGGCGGCAGCTCCACCACCTCGTAGCACCACTCGGAGAGCGCGTCCACCACCGCCCGCTGCTCGCCTTCCCGGTGCTGGGCCATCCGCCCCAGCAGGGCGCGCGGCGGCCAGA
This sequence is a window from Longimicrobium sp.. Protein-coding genes within it:
- a CDS encoding endonuclease/exonuclease/phosphatase family protein, translating into MPRAVICLPIVLLSAGAASTAPARMAQTDAVIMEWNIAGLDPIPPGRLSRIVGVIRDLDPAPDVIVLSEVNPDEAAHQIAQQLGYEAVILQQGPEVVQNIAILHNSRATVSNGQLIAGTNLEEEPRSRQALTANVRIGSFDFILIGVHLKSGRSAAQRAQRTRQATALANFIAGAVQGQEKDVLVIGDYNMIAPTPTRRNDRANFEAMSPAGFLRFVSSEELDGHLTHISGCDPERGNPLDGYAISSGFTTEYQEGSFRLLGLEDLGLSCSEYVVEVSDHLPLLARFRTTADDD
- the queA gene encoding tRNA preQ1(34) S-adenosylmethionine ribosyltransferase-isomerase QueA, whose amino-acid sequence is MSERGRRTSDYDFHLPPEQVAQAPAARRDASRLLVVDRATGELAHRVFADLADYVPAGDALVLNETRVFPARLVGRKPTGAQAEVLLLTPEGGEEKLWRALVRPGGKLKPGRTVEIAPELAVEIVESTPGGERIVRLHTPLPLAEALERWGEVPLPPYITHAATAEDRERYQTVYARERGSVAAPTAGLHFTPELLAKLEAKGVRIVRLVLHVGVGTFRPVETEDPAEHRMHSEWYHVPPEAAAALNETRAAGGAIWAVGTTVTRTLETVADEGGVVHPGEGWTDIFIRPPYRFRAVDRLVTNFHLPRSTLLMLVAAFAGYDLVMRAYREAVKGGYRFFSYGDAMVILGAAGHDAAQSSSAVVRNRARSGR
- the ruvB gene encoding Holliday junction branch migration DNA helicase RuvB; this encodes MTDQTPQRSEITTPEPIGDDETAELSLRPQRLAEFIGQPKVKESLRIAVDAALGRKEPLDHILLYGPPGLGKTTLGMLIAREMNVNIKLTSGPVLEKPADLVSTLTNLSDGDVVFIDEIHRLRPIIEEFLYPAMEDFRIDIRLSEGPHAQTITMPVPRFTLIGATTRFGLLTPPMRARFGIVQRLDYYPVDQLAFIVRRTAEILGVGTTAEGALEIAKRSRGTPRVANRLMRRVRDYAQVRADGTIDKAVADAALQMLDVDELGLDEMDNRVLRSLIEQFGGGPVGLNTLAVAIGEDSGTLEEVYEPFLIQNGFLMRTPRGRVATALAYRRMGYAPPVDGRPDSPPQASLFDA
- the ruvA gene encoding Holliday junction branch migration protein RuvA, with the translated sequence MISRVRGELVLRDLERVEVMTQGGVAYEVFIPTTVFERLPRLGEQVSLRTFHLVREDAQMLFGFLDEVERTVFSRLLGATGVGPRLALALLSAMSAEHLVRAIRNRDVAALTAVSGVGKKTAERIAVELSGKLDDIGFAPSALSARVPGLEEALRALVALGITQADADRAVRAVVAEQGALPAPDLIRHALARATAR
- the ruvC gene encoding crossover junction endodeoxyribonuclease RuvC, with product MSTSTASPRSDPLPAGPAVDAPRPARPADAVVLGVDPGTAVTGYGVVARSSDGAVSLLECGVIRTNPKAPLPERLRDIHEGIVEVIARARPSVLAVESVFYAKNVRTSVVLGHARGVILLAAALQGLQVAEYPPAEVKNAVVGAGAATKDQVGFMVQRLLRLREPPKPHDAADGVAVALTHCFRGYGPAAKLPAHLALRMMMDPRKGRP
- a CDS encoding YebC/PmpR family DNA-binding transcriptional regulator, yielding MAGHSKWKQIKHKKALTDSRRAAAWTKIIREITVAAKAGGGDPTGNPRLRLAIDTARAANMPNDNIERAIKKGTGELEGVHYEEITYEAYGPAGVAIMIDTLTDNANRTVADIRRWLSRNGGNLGTTGSVAWMFDRRGQIDVDAGRYDEETVMEAALEAGALDVEGDDGTFTVTTDVADFGAVQDALREKGIEWESAELAMVPKTEVRVEGDDAKKLVKLLELLEDLDDVQNVYTNADMDVDVDSLAEV
- a CDS encoding AAA family ATPase translates to MGGYLSAVRLKRGEVPSFGRYPFSLPAVRGLDALRFHPRVTYFVGENGSGKSTLLEAVAVALGFNPEGGGLGEVDFATRESHSELHSYLETRPPRVRYGFFMRTESFFNLATAIEELSRESWAAALPRKPIDYYGGRSLHEQSHGESFLSLFQHRLHGGLLVLMDEPEAALSPLRQMSFLSILHQHVQGGAQFVIATHSPIVLAYPEAWIYRFDEEGIARVEYEETEHYHVYRDFLQNRELSLRVLLGEEE
- a CDS encoding YciI family protein codes for the protein MFILLSKYLKPLDEVERHLPAHREFLDRFYREGKFLASGPREPHTGAVILADAASELEAMKIVCEDPFFTEKVAEYEVVRFTPTRHDPRLAGLAGGG
- a CDS encoding arginine deiminase family protein, which encodes MRRIPDTYASLYAEHTPISLELARAQHDAYADALRRAGVQVRYVPPDPAFPDSVFVEDPAVVWPPRALLGRMAQHREGEQRAVVDALSEWCYEVVELPPGALLEGGDVLHVGNVTYVGLTGRTNRRGCAALAEFMQPAGRRVVGVQVREDCLHLKSVATYLGNGTLVAAPDLVDPLAFEVEEVLPLTDELGAANCLRVNGHLLFPAGYPNAELRLREFAAEHGVEPVRLDISEFEKGEGSLTCLCIIW